The Streptomyces sp. 11x1 genomic sequence ACCGAAGACGAAGAGGAGGATCGCGGCGACGACGAACGCCCTCAGCAGAGGCGCCAGGCGGCCGCGATTGCCGCCCATCCGCTCGCGCAGACCCTGCCAGGCCCAGGCCGGTCCGGTGACCAGCGAGGTGAACACTCCGACGGGTCCGAGCAGGACGGCCGGCCAGGTGCGGCCGCCGTGCAGGGCCAGTGAGCCCGCCGCGAACGCGGTGACGACGGCGAGGAACGAGGGCCACTCCGCGGCGCGCAGTGCGGGCACGGCCAGCAGCGCGAGTCCTCCGGCGCCCCAGACGAGGGCCCAGGGACGCGGACGTCGCCCCGCGCGACGGCCCGCGGCGTACACGGCGAGCGCGGCGGGCACGGCGACGAAGAGCAGGTTGATCGCCAGCCCGTCGCCCAGCAGCACCATGCTGAGCAGGCCGGTCGCCAGGGCCGCCCACAGGGTCGCGGTCCTGATCGGCGCGGGATCACCGGGGCCGAAGTCGATCAGTGGCGATGAGGGCGGTGGTCCGGGCGGTGAGGGCGCTGGTCGGGACGGTGTGCGCGCTGGTCCGCCCGGTATGGGTTCGGGCCTGTCCGCCTTGCCCTCCGGTGTGGCGTCCGCGGAGGCAGTCGGCCGGCCGCTGTCCTTCCCGGTCCCCGCGCGGGCCCTCGGCGGCGGGCCTTCGGGTTCTGGCGTGGCTGGTGCTGACGGTGTCTCGGACATGGGACCCCCTCCCCCGACCGGCCCGCGTCGCCACCGTACGCAGCGCGCGGCTGCGGCAGAGGGCTCGTGACCGGTACCTCGTCGCCGCGTCTCGTCATGATCAACAGGCAGCGTGGCGGACAGGGTATGCCGCAGGTGAGCTCACGGGGTCGGCCCGGGAGCGCACTGTGTCACTCCTGTGACAGTCGAGGTGCTTGGGATCGAAGAGACCGGGGCAGCGCATCCGCTGCCTCCCGACGCCTCTCAGGCCGCGGTCGGCCCCTGTCGCCCCCGGTCGGTCATCCCACCTGGAGCCAGTCCGGGAACGCCTCCGTCCGCCGCGTCCAGGCCTCGGGGGGTGCCCCGGCCTTCCCGGAGGCGACCACTCCGCCGACGATGGCACAGGTCGTGTCGACGTCACCGCCCACCTGGGCCGTCGTCCAGAAGCCCCGCTCGTAGTCACCGAGGGCGCGTGCCGCCGACCAGAGCGCGAACGGCACGGTGTCGTGCGCCGTCGTACGCCGTCCGCAGCCCAGGACGGCGGCGACGGTGCCCGCGTCGGCGTAGTCGAGCATGTCCCGCGCGCGCCGCAGGCCCGCGCCGACGGCGCTCTTCGGGACGAGGGCGATGACCCCGTCCAGCAGATCGCCGGGGCTCGGCGGTCCGGCGGGATCGGCCGCGAGGGCCGCGGCAGCGGCGACGGCCATGGCACCGACGACGGCCTCACGGTGCTGGTGCGTGGGGTAGGCAGAGATCTCCGCCTGGTGGGTGGCCTGCTCGGGGTCGTTGGCGTACCAGGCGCCCAGCGGAGCGATCCGCATGGCCGCGCCGTTGCCCCAGGATCCCTGCCCGTTGAAGAGCGCGGAGGCCAGCTCACGCCAGTCGCCGCCTTCGCGGACCAGCCGCAGCAGGCGGTTGACCGCGGGCCCGTAGCCCCGGTCGAAGTCATGGTGCACGGCGAAGGAGCGGGCGAGTTCGTCCTGGTCGATCCGGTGGTGGGCCGCGAGGACAGCCACCACGGAGCAGGCCATCTCGGTGTCGTCGGTCCACTGCCAGGGGCCGGGCGGGGTCTCGCGGTGCTTGAGCAGCGGGTAGTTCACGGGCACGAAGTACTGCGAGCCCA encodes the following:
- a CDS encoding ADP-ribosylglycohydrolase family protein; this encodes MTADSSPHGPLERALSSLRGLAVGDALGSQYFVPVNYPLLKHRETPPGPWQWTDDTEMACSVVAVLAAHHRIDQDELARSFAVHHDFDRGYGPAVNRLLRLVREGGDWRELASALFNGQGSWGNGAAMRIAPLGAWYANDPEQATHQAEISAYPTHQHREAVVGAMAVAAAAALAADPAGPPSPGDLLDGVIALVPKSAVGAGLRRARDMLDYADAGTVAAVLGCGRRTTAHDTVPFALWSAARALGDYERGFWTTAQVGGDVDTTCAIVGGVVASGKAGAPPEAWTRRTEAFPDWLQVG